CGACGGCCCTGGCAGGTCGTGACGCCGCGCCCATGGTCCAGGTGGCGGAAGGGCGTGTGTCGGGCGTGACGGAGACCTCCACGAAGGGCAGGGCCTTCCACTCCTACTACGGCGTCCCCTTCGCCAAGCCTCCTGTGGGAAGACTAAGGCTTAAGGttggtgtagaaagagagagattccctCGACcgcataaaaagaaggaaaaacataagCTTTTGCATTTGCGATTTTCTATAATTACTTTGAGTTTATTAATCTTCGGGCAATGACTTCTTTCATCCCGTTACTCAGATACACTCAAGGTTAGGCAAAGCTGCCTAAAAggggcgtgtgtatatatatatatatatatatatatatatatatatatatatatatatgtgtgtgtgtgtgtgtgtgtgtgtgtgtgtgtgtgtgtgtgtgtgtgtgtgtgtgtgtgtgtacacacacacactacacatattaTGTAATAATAAGTTATATAACCCTGACGTTGGGTAACAAAATCTTTCTATTGGACATGTgatctttccctcactttcgtCTGATTGACTTACTAAACTAGTTTATTTACAGGTTTCCAGTACGTACCTAGttcaaagtatgtatgtatatatatatatatatatatatatatatatatatatatatatatatatatatatacacatatatatacatatataaatatatatatgtatatatatttatatgtatatatgaccggcataatctttacctctttctctttctcctctttcttcgccttctcgtttgttcttttcctcttctcccttttttcttctgtgtCATGCTTTCCGATTTGTTCGTCGTTCTCCTCTTAGTGCCTAACATTGTCTTGTCAGATGTTGAAAAATCAAACGTTTAATAATTCATTCAGAATAATTCGAAGCCACTGAAACGAGAAGGAATGAGTTGATGAGATCCTCCGAATCCTCTCTCCCAGGACCCGTTGAAGGCAGAAGGGTGGGAGGGCGTGAGGGACGGGTCCAGGATGCCCTCGCCTTGCCTGCTCGTGCCCTTGGCTTATGCTGCCATGGGGGTGACTTTGGCCCCGGAAGACCTGCGTGGGAGCGAGGACTGCTTGTACCTCAACATCTTCACGCCGAAGGTAAGGCAGAATCCAGAACTTGGGTTGGTTTTAATGTTTGTGTCCAgtatcttagatttttttttttttttcttcttctctgttatctatctttcttgtattttttagttcatttcattctttccccttttttccgttctccctattatttatttttgcggTTATTTCTACATCTTTTGATTCTTATTCAATTTcagtctttcctcttttcttcttcctactattTATCTATGCCATTACTCTTACGTTGTGATTTTTAAttcatttcattctttccttttgggTTTATTTTGTCTTCCTGTTATTTATCTTTGCGATTAGCATCACatattttcaattcttttttttctctcttttttttttttttttttttgccagatgGAGACCTCAAAGAAACTCCCTGTGATGGTGTGGATCCACGGGGGAGCTTACCTGGCGGGGGGCGCTCACGAGTACCTGCCTCACGTCCTCATGAACCACGACATTGTGCTCGTAGTTTTACAATATAGAGTCGGTATCATGGGTAAGTGGTGACGAGATAACCGTTCATGTTGCGTTTTGTTGTGAATTACAAACTTccttagagaagagaaaaatgcaacATTGTGTGCTGTGCATAgtgtgcaaaaatatatatctggcTAATAAGAAGTACATATCTTTTCTCATATCACTGGAATTTTCTCATATCACCTGTCAACATCAGCAATTCCAGGCaaagcgataatgaaaataggaaatgcagtattatttattaattcggGGGCAACTCATTACATCATATATGCTTGGTCACGACAACATAGACATGATAAAACTTCATGTAAGGCAAGAATACAAGTCGACTCTGAAACTGTATGCATGTAATTCTTATGAGGAGAGGGACGATGTGCGTATATGGCTGCATGAGTGAGGGAAGTGGTGAATAGATGAGTTGAGTGAGTTCAATTATGAAATGAGTAAGTCAGACTATAGCACACGAGTAAACAACATGATACTGATGGCTAGTTATTAGTGGCACtagtaaatagataaactgagagtgagagtaaataagaaatagagtGGCATACGATTtgaaatagataaaggaaggggaggaggagagggagggcggagagcggaattaagggaaggaggggaagaggtatgAGCGAGAATGGGGCTTTGTAGCTATGTAAGCGAGGGCGGGAAAATGATAGTgtgcaagaaaaatatataccgaTCTGACTGCACGAAAAGAACATTCATAATTATGGCAACATCAAATCAACTACTAAGTTCAATTAATAAATCGGTGACAAGTCTTTCATAGAACAGACAGAACTTGCAGAGCAATGCATGGTGCAAGCACATCGGGTTAGCAAACTGAGTATCCCATTCTGTAAGGAAATACCAGCATTAAGCTCACATAGTGTAAACACGAGCACTGGATCGCATCTGTACAATACGTGTGCATCTGAGCACGTGTAAGGCAAACATGCTACTTATATACTAATTATATGTCCAGAAACCCGTCGTTAGGATTGTCATCAAAGACCatgtaataaagatgaaatgaagtTTGCGATTTACATTACATCTCCACGATTatcatgaaaaaggaaagaaatagagaatcaTTAAGATGACACATAAACtgatgaattataataacaaaaaccacGTACACCATGAAATTGTAGTAGCTGATATTGTAGAGGAGAGGTCGAGTGGGTTAGAATATATTTCGCAAGCTTGATAGAAATGACATGTGTCGTTGTTCACAAGATTGTCAGAGGTTTCTGGAATACATTGGTGGTTGACAGATATGCACGGTCTGGTTCGGTATGTTTATTGGAGATTGTGGGTTGATGGTAGCATAGTGGGGGTTGAAGATAGTAAGTGTTGTCATACAGAGCAGAGGTTGACAGGGCaaggcaggggccctggagggtggcctCAGGGAGGAGATAGTGTCTGAGTGATTCCATTGGTCAAGGTAACGGTCAAAGGTCATGAACAAAGAGGGCGTGGCTGGCAGCCCAATAGCGATGTCACGGGCACGTTCGCTATTATCGGTCATCTACAGTGGTTAGAGGGTGACATCGGAGGCATCTGGCCATtctcatatatatttcttcttcttcttcttcttcttcttcttcttcttcttcttcttcttcttcttcttcttcttcttcttcttcttcttcttcttcttcttcttcttttcttttactgagTTATTTTCTTGATTCCATCACTTGTTCACTCGACAGACTGTTTTATTTCGCATACTTTCAACTTTTCTTTCCAGGATTCCTGTCCACAGAGGATAAAGTGATTCCAGGGAACTTCGGGCTGAAGGACCAGACCCTCGCCCTCCGCTGGGTGCAGGACAACATCCACACCTTTGGAGGAGACGCCAACAGGGTCACCATCTTCGGGGAGAGTGCTGGGGGCGCCTCTGTACATTATCACATATTGTCACCCAAATCTAAAGGTGAggtgaaagaaaagacgaaatcaGATACATACAGAAGTTCTTCATCtttaaagaaaaactgaaaacttTCACAACATTTGGCTGAGTGAGACTCCATTTATTAATCTAGTAAGCTACTGCACATATAGTGTTTGTCTTCAAGTTCACAAAGGTCATTTTATCCAACACTAGGTCTCTTCTCTCGTGCCATCATGCAGTCAGGGTCGGCCTTAGCGCCATGGGCATGCCACGAGCAACACAGACATGTGGCGGAGGAAGTTAGCAAAGCTGTTGGCTGCTCCAAAGCCTTCGGTCACAAAGATATTCTTGACTGTCTCCAGAAGGTAGATGGTCGCAGGCTGGCCGCAAGGTTCCAAGATTTCATGGTGAGTTTAGAACATTTTACAGGGAAATTTACCCGACCTTACATTGCAATTAGTAATTTACTCATTAAAGGCAATGACCTGTTTATAAAGTTCAaactattttaattttttaacccCTTTTTCAGGAATGGTTCATCTTGCCTTCAGTTGCTTTGCCTCTTGTTGATGGGGACTTTATACCGGATCACCCCGCGCGTCTGATGTATGACGGAGACTTCAACCAAGTGGACCTCATGGCTGGAATCACAAGAGATGAAGGCGCTCTAGTAACAAATCGTTAGTAATCTTTTCGTAATACATGCTCTcttagaaaaagataaaaatgaatccAAAAGCCAAAGAGAAAGGCATTGTTTGATTCAGTATTTGAGAATAGGAAATTTATCTAGATGTATACATCCACTTGTGTATTTTAAGAGCTCTACCAGAACTTCCCTGGTGGTAAGAATGCTGACGTTGCAGTGTATGTTCTTAAACCTTAGGAGTTAATGGCtatggcaaaaacaaaaaaaaacgaaaaaaaaagagaaaaaaaaacggaagtgtTTTCTGAGAGAAGGAAGACCACTAGAAATTAGTTTACCAACGGTAGTTTTTacaaggaagatgagaaaaaaatgtataaagattATCTATTTCACTTAAGCTAATTAGTGGCCTCTTCATCCACAGCAATGCTAGCTCGAAAGGACCTCTTCCCTGCCTTACAAAACAACTTTTCCGTCTTCGGCCCAGTTAGCCTCATGGTCGGGCCTGAAGTTGGAGATGCTGTTGCCTTTAGCACCAAGGTCTACCAACGCTACCTTGGCAACTCAACTATCGATCATGACCACATAAAAGAGCTCACCAAGGCAAGCAACCATTTGTTTCTTATGACAAGGTCTGttaatttttttccatttccaatGATGCTTAGTATGTTCCAGGCTACTTGTCTTGCAAGTGTTTCTTAAATACATGTTTTGTTTCAGTACGTGTACTTGCCATAAGTAAGCAtgccttttttcatatttctttcttaattATATCAATTACCATTTGTAATTTTCCATATAACCTATATGCTCTTATCCTAGGctttaaacacacaaaataatattcCTACAAACATTTTTATTCCCAGATGAACACAGACTACAGTTTTGCTGTACCGCATGACCTGACGACTCTCTACCACGCTCGGGTCCCAGGTCTTGCTACTTACCGCTACGAGCTCAAGCACCGATCCCAGCTGTCAATGGGAGATTTCTTCAACACTGACATAGGGCGTCACTGTGAGTTGTGTCTGAATAGCGTCATTTTTGAACTGTGTGATTTTCCTATTGCAGGGAGAAATCAGAGTTCCAGTGATgccccattgttattatttttatccttatcttcaaTGAGCAACATGAATTTTAAATGAAAGCTACACAGAAAGACTGTCTGTATAGTACACTGACGTTGTTAAGTCCGTtgttataagaaatataaattctATAAGCAATGGGAGATTaaagtaaaacaatatatatatacacatatatatatatatatatatatatatatcttttgttggAATTAGAAATGAAAAGTATGGATGTTTAAAGAGCAAATTTAaattagtagtttttttt
This sequence is a window from Penaeus chinensis breed Huanghai No. 1 chromosome 10, ASM1920278v2, whole genome shotgun sequence. Protein-coding genes within it:
- the LOC125029652 gene encoding cholinesterase 2-like isoform X1, whose translation is MFAVLVTFAVLAPTALAGRDAAPMVQVAEGRVSGVTETSTKGRAFHSYYGVPFAKPPVGRLRLKDPLKAEGWEGVRDGSRMPSPCLLVPLAYAAMGVTLAPEDLRGSEDCLYLNIFTPKMETSKKLPVMVWIHGGAYLAGGAHEYLPHVLMNHDIVLVVLQYRVGIMGFLSTEDKVIPGNFGLKDQTLALRWVQDNIHTFGGDANRVTIFGESAGGASVHYHILSPKSKGLFSRAIMQSGSALAPWACHEQHRHVAEEVSKAVGCSKAFGHKDILDCLQKVDGRRLAARFQDFMEWFILPSVALPLVDGDFIPDHPARLMYDGDFNQVDLMAGITRDEGALVTNPMLARKDLFPALQNNFSVFGPVSLMVGPEVGDAVAFSTKVYQRYLGNSTIDHDHIKELTKMNTDYSFAVPHDLTTLYHARVPGLATYRYELKHRSQLSMGDFFNTDIGRHWIPHGDDLYYLFAGGPLLKPSRLPDRLPDLQSQDDLRLRDIVTTMWTNFAATGNPTPDDALGFKWEAAIEDDLRYLALTPSPAMEADQRQEVRDFYASLPTKMNQIFYADRGISKEEILRRSCQEEL
- the LOC125029652 gene encoding juvenile hormone esterase-like isoform X2; translated protein: MFAVLVTFAVLAPTALAGRDAAPMVQVAEGRVSGVTETSTKGRAFHSYYGVPFAKPPVGRLRLKDPLKAEGWEGVRDGSRMPSPCLLVPLAYAAMGVTLAPEDLRGSEDCLYLNIFTPKMETSKKLPVMVWIHGGAYLAGGAHEYLPHVLMNHDIVLVVLQYRVGIMGFLSTEDKVIPGNFGLKDQTLALRWVQDNIHTFGGDANRVTIFGESAGGASVHYHILSPKSKGLFSRAIMQSGSALAPWACHEQHRHVAEEVSKAVGCSKAFGHKDILDCLQKVDGRRLAARFQDFMEWFILPSVALPLVDGDFIPDHPARLMYDGDFNQVDLMAGITRDEGALVTNPMLARKDLFPALQNNFSVFGPVSLMVGPEVGDAVAFSTKVYQRYLGNSTIDHDHIKELTKMNTDYSFAVPHDLTTLYHARVPGLATYRYELKHRSQLSMGDFFNTDIGRHWIPHGDDLYYLFAGGPLLKPSRLPDRLPDLQSQDDLRLRDIVTTMWTNFAATGNPTPDDALGFKWEAAIEDDLRYLALTPSPAMEADQRQESLF